In the genome of Natronomonas salina, the window CGTCAGCGTCTCCTCGCCCTGCGTGTGCTCGACGGTGATGTTCTCCAGGGCCTCGCGGACGGGTTCGGTCCGCGGGACGACGAGCGTCCGCTCGGTCGCCGAGTCCGCGTCCGGGGGCGCCACTGCAGCCCCGTCGGCTTCGGCCCAGTGGCCCTCGCTCGCGGCCGCCGCCAGCGCCTCGAACCCGTCGACGCCGAGGTCGTGCCAGAGGTAGGTGTACTCCGGGTGGAGCGGGGCGTCGTACTCCTCGGCCCACTCGAGGGCCTGGGCGGCGTCGGGGTGTTCGAGGTCGACGCGCGGGGAGTCCTCCATCGCCTGCACGTCGGCGCCGGCGGCCGCGAGGTCCTGCTTCCACCACTCCGGGGCGTAGGAGGCCGGCGACAGCGGGTGGTTGTTCTCGACGAACTCGCCGTAGTTGACGAGGTACTCCCCGAGGTCGAGGATCTTCTCGACGCCGTTGCGGATCTCCAGGGCCTCCTCGGGGTCGTCGATGCGGCGGACGTCGCCGTTGGCCAGCCGGACGGTCGGCCCCTCGATGCTGTCGACCGGGACGACCCCGGCGGCCTTCCCGGGGCGCTCGGTCTTGATCTGGGTCCCGGTCGCCAGGAAGTCGTCGATGAGGTGCATCGTCGCGGGGTGGACGCCCGCGGTCGCGAAGCCGTGGTTCCGGGAGCGGCCGTACCGGAGGCGGAAGCCGCCGTCTTCGGAGGGGTGGCCGAACACCGGCCGCCCGGCGATGAGGTCACGGAGGAACTTCGTGGCGGGCTCCGGTCGCGGCGGGCCATCGGGTTCGGCGTTACCGTCGCCGTCGCCCGACTCCGGCGCCTCCACTTCGTCGTCCTGGGCGTCGGCTTCGTCGCCGGCGTCGTCGTCCTCACCCTCCGCGTCGTCGCCGTTCTCCTTCTTCTTGTACGTCCCGTCGATGAGGTCCTGGAGCCACGGCCAGTCGACCTCGTCGAGCTGGGAGGTGTACCGCTGGATCTTCGGGGCCTTCTGGGCGATCCCCTCCCCGAGGACGAGGCACATCCCGCCGCGGGCGTTGTTGGTGTCGACGCGCTCGAGGTCGCGGAAGCCCGAGACCTCCTCGTCGCCCGTCGCCTCGCCGTCGAGCATGATGGGCATGTTCCGGGCGATGAACTTCGTCTCGGCGTCCTTCGGCGCGTACTGCAGGCCCGTCTCGTTGTCGTACAGGCCCAGCTCCTCGGCGTAGCGCTCCACCTCGTCGTCCCGCGGGCGGTACTCGTCGATACCGATGAGCGTTCGGGTGTAGTCGGCGACGAGGACGGACAGCGCCTGGGCGGTCCCGCCGGCCGAGCGGATCGGCCCGGCGTAGTAGATGTTGATGAACTCGGAGCCGTCGTCGTTCTCCAGCAGTTCGACGCGGTCGATGCCCTCGATCGGCGCCGCGACGACGCCCTCGGTCAGCAGCGCGACCGCGGTGCGGACGGCGCCCTCGACCTTCCCGGCGCGGGTGTCGTAGTCGCCGACCCGCCCTTCGGCGAAGTCCTCCGCGAGTTCGAGGGCGGCCTCCTCCCGGGAGAGGTCGGGGTCGTCCTCCATCTCGCGGACGCGCTCGGCGACGCCGTCGATGCCGAGGATGTTCTCGACGCGGTCGGCCATGTCCTTCGCGATGGGGATCTCGACGTCCTCGGTGGGGTCGCCGCCGCGCTCGCGGGCCTCGCTGGCGACGGCCATCGCCTCGTCGAGCCCGGATTCCAGCCGCTCGAAGTAGGCCTCGTCGTCGGGGCGCATCTACAGCGGCCAGAGGTCGAGGTCGGTCACGCCGTCGTGCTCGCGCGCCAGCGTCGCGTCGAACTCCCGGACGTACAGTTCGCCGGCGAAGGTGGTCGCCGAGTCGAGGTGGCCGCCGACCATCGAGCCGTCCTCGCGGGAGAGCGTGACGTGGGTGTGGGCGAACCGCTCGCCCTCGAGATGCGAGACGTTCCCCAGCGCCGTCGTCACCTCGAAGGGTTCGTCGAACTCGACGGGGTAGTACTCCTGTTCGTCCTGGTCGTAGAAGTAGACGGTCGCGTCCTGCACCGCGCCGAGGCCGAGGAAGAAGGCGGCGTCGATGCCCTCCTCGTCGGCGAAGGCCTCGATCTGGCCGCGCCAGTCGCGACCGTGCTCCAGTCGGGCGACGTACTCGCGGTCACCCTCGACGCGCTGGTAATCCATGTACGGACCGTCTACGGCAGCCATCAAAAAGTTGTGCTCTTCCTGCCTCGCTGACCCGACCGCGGGGGTCGGGTCGCGCGGTCGCTACGCGGCTACGTCGGGTCCCCACCCGGCCGCCCGGTCAGCGCCAGTCGTCGACGTCGACCGTGACGTCAGTGGACACCGAGAGATAAGCCTCCTCGCTGCAGAGCTCCGCGATGATGAGCCGCTCGCCGTCGGAGCCGCTGTCGATGGACGCCATGACCTCGCACTCGGAAACCGTGACCGGGGTGGCCGTCTCCTGTGCCATGCATGTGCATAGTTCACAGGGAGTACATAAGGGTAACGATGTGACACGGTACCATACTGCGATTCGAAACACTGATACGGTGGGGTTTAACCGTCCGTCAGGGGTCAGAATACGACTGTTCCGCGCGAAACTCGGCAAATACCGGGCGAGCGGGAACCGAATCCGTCGACGCGGGCTTGCTCTGGACGACCCGGACGAGGAAGCGCCCGAGTAACTTAGCTGAACTTGTGGACCGTCATCTCCAGGGTGTCGAGGTCCACGACGGGCGCGAAGCCGGCGTCGGGGTCGATGTTGACGCTCTTCTGGAAGTCGGTCTGGGCCTGCCAGCAGCCGGAGTTGACGGCCATCACCTTGCGGTACTTCCCCCAGCCGAGCTTGTGGACGTGGCCAGTGTGGAAGATGTCCGGGACCTCGTCCATGACGAGGTAGTCCTTCTCCTCGGGGGCGACCCGCGTGTGGCCACCGAACTGCGGGGCGACGTGGCGCTTCTTCAGCAGCTGGTACATCGCCTTGTGGGGGTGGTCGTAGCTGGCGATATCTTCGGGCATCTCGGCGATGACCTCGTCCAGCGAGACCCCGTGGTACATCAGCACGGAGACGCCCTCGAGGTCGACCATCGCGGGGTTGCTGACGATGCGGGCGTCGTGGGCGGTCATGATCTCGCGGATCTCCTCGTCGAAGCCGGGCTGGGGTTCGGCCAGCCGGACGGCGTCGTGGTTGCCCGGGATCATGACGATCTCCATGTCGCCGGGGACCTCCTTGAGGTGCTCCGAGAACTGCTCGTACTGGTCGAAGATGTCGACGATGTCGAGTTCCTCGTCCTGGTCGGGGTAGATGCCGACGCCCTCGACCATGTCGCCGGCGATGAGGAGGTACTCGATGTTCTCGGCCGCCTCGGTGTGGAGCCAGGAGGTGAACCGCTGCCAGGCGTCGACCATGAACTCCTGGCTGCCGACGTGGACGTCGCTGATGAGCGCGGCCTGGACGTGGCGGTCGGCAGTGGAGGGCTCGTAGGTCCGCGGGACGTCCGGGAAGTGGAGGTCGTCGACGAACAGGATGCCGCCGTCGTCTGAGAGCGTCCCGTCGACGGCGATCACCTCGTCGAAGAGGATCTCGTCGACGAGGTCGGCGATGTCCTTGTCCTTCATCACGAGGCAGGGGAAGACGCCGGTGGTGTCCTCCAGTTCGATGATCCAGTGGCCGGAGGCCGTCGAGCGGACGTCCGAGACCATCCCGACCATCCCGGCGTCGCCGCCGCCCGGACTCGCCTCCAGGGCGGAGGCGTTCCGGTGGTTCACGCGGCCCTTGAGCTTCCGGGAGAGCCGCTGGTAGCGGTCCCGGAACGTCGTGACGAAGTCCTCGTACTCGCCGGTCCCGGTCGACCGACCAGTCATGTCGTTGCCGATCTCGACGGACCGCAGTGACGGGTCGGTGTCGCGGCCCCCGGCCCCCGCCCGGGACCCCTCCGTTTCGACTGGAGATGCCGAGACGTTCTCCTTCGCATCGACGCCCCCCTCTCCAGTCGAAACGGAGGGGTCTTGCACGGCCGGTGAGTCGGCGACAGCGGCGGTCTCTGCCGCAGCTTCGTCTGGGACGTCACCTTTCGCAGACGCCGATTCAATCCCACCTGCGTCGGGATCGGCTCCGGCGTCTGCACTGGCGGTTCCGGTATCGCCGCCGTCCTCGGAGATCGGGTCCCGTCGGGCGCGCGGCGACCCGTCGAGGACCTCGCGGACGTCGTCGGCGGTGAGCTTCAGCGCGTCGTCCGGCGTCGCCTCGACGGCCAGGACGAGCGCCTGAGCGGGGTCGGCCGCCGCGGCGAGCAGCGTGATGGCCTCCCGGTCGGCGGCGTAGCCGTGGCTGGCGAGTTCGCGAGCGAGCCGCGCCGGCTCCTCGAGTGGCACACCGGGAGGTAGCCGTCGGCGGCCAAATAGGTAGCGGACCCAGAACGTTCAAACCACCCGCGGCGCTACCACGTGGCAATGAGCGACCCAGAGGACGGCGCCGGACGCGACGGCCCGTCCGACGACGCCGCGGACGACGACCCTTTCCACTATCCGGTCGCCGACCCGTCCGAAAATGAGCCTGCGACCACCGCTGATTCGACCGACGACGAACCCGCGACCGACGACGAACCAGTAGCCGACGACCCGTCCAGAGAGCCCGTCAGGCGCGCAGAGAACGGCTTCACCGGCGAACCCCCGGGGCGTGACCGCCCCGCCGAGTCCGAACAGCGTGGCGGGCTGACGGGCTTCCTGACGGCGGACAGCGGCGCCGCAGTGTACCTCCGGGACGTCTTCACGAGCGTGGCCGCCGTGCTCCTCGTCGGCGCCCTCCTCTTCGGCGTCAGCGGTATCTGGCCGCCGATGGTCGCCGTCGAGTCCGGGAGCATGGAGCCGAACATGAACGTCGGCGACCTCGTCTTCGTCGTCGACAACGAGCGGTTCGTCCCCGACGACGCCGTCGCCCACGAGGGCGAGACGACGGGCGTGGTCCCGGCGGACGTGGCGGCGGAGGTCAACCACAAGGAGTTCGGCGAGCACGGCGACGTCATCGTCTTCATGCCGGACGGCAGCGAGCGGCAGACGCCGGTCATCCACCGGGCGATGCTGTTCGTCGAGGAGGGCGAGAACTGGTACGACCGCGCCGACCAGGGCGCCGTCGGGTCCGCCGACGACTGCGACGAGCTCGATTACTGCCCGGCGCCCCACGCCGGCTTCATCACCAAGGGCGACAACGAGCAGTCGAACTCCAACTACGACCAGGTGAGCGGGCTCTCCGGGCCGGTCCACCCCGACTGGGTCGTCGGCACCGCCGAGGTGAAGATCCCCTACCTCGGCTACGTCCGGCTGATGTTCTCCAACCAGATGGTCGCCCCGATGGATTCGGGGCCGGTGACGCAGCCGACCGCCGCGGCGGCTGGACCGGGAGAAACGACCGCCGGAGCCGCGGCGGCACCCGGCGCGCGGAACGTCCGCCCGGTCGCCTGACCGGACCGACGTTTAAGATCCCTTCTAGTTCTGCGCCTGTTCGATCCAGTCGGCGGCGCGGGACTCGCCGACCTGTGCGGCCTCGGCGACGGTCTCGGGGTCGGCGTCCGCGAGGTCCGCAAGCGACGCGATGCCGCCCTCGCGGAGGCGGTCGGCGTAGGTCGGGCCGACGCCGTCGAGTTCCTCGAGGTCGGAGCCCTCGGTCTCGGCGGGGTCGACGTCCTCCTCGACCATCTCCTCGCTGGCCTCCTCGGCGACGGCCTCCTCGATGGCCTCAGCCTCGTCCTCGACGTCGGGTTCCTGCTCGTCGCCCTCGTCGACGACGTCGTCGACGATCTCCTCGTCGACGTTCATCTCGCCGGGTTCGGCCGGCTCCTCCTGGATGTCGGCCTCGCCGCGCTCCTCGATCTCCTCGTCGGAGACGTCGTCGGCGACGGCCTCGTCGTCGATCTCGACGTCGATCTCCTCGATGCCGATCTGGTCTGTGGCCGTCTCGACGGCCTCCTCGACCTCCGCTAGGTGTTCGGGGTCGTCGGTGGACTTCTCGATGTACCACTCCGCCACGCGCGGCCAGACGTCCCGGTGGCTGGAGCCGGAGACGGCCAGTCCGATGTGGCCGGTCGGGTACTCGATGGTTTCGACGTCGTCGCTGCCGACCACGTCGTTGAACGGCTTGCTGGAGTCGGCGGGGATGAGGTGGTCGTACTCGCCCATGATCTGCAGGATGGGCACCTCGATGGAGGTGACGTCGATGTGCTCGCCCCCGACGTACAGCTCGTTGTTGTGGAGCTTGTTCTGCTGGTAGATGTCCTCGAGGAACTGGACGTAGGTGTCGCCGGCGAGGTCGATGCCCTCGTCGAGCCACCGCTCCATCCGGGCGAAGTTCTCCACGAAGTCGTCGTTCTCCAGGTTGTCGTAGAGGCGGACGTACTTCGAGACGTAGTTGGCGATGGGGTCCATCAGCGCGAACCCGACGTCGAGCATCTCCGCCGGCATGTTGCCGTAGGCGTCGACGACGTCCTCGGGGTCGTAGTACTCGTCGTCGCCCCACTCCTCGAGGACGCCGCCGGTGTTGTCGAAGCACAGCCCCGCGGCCATCAGCCCGAGCGTCCGGACTTTCTCCTGGTGGAGGGCGGTGTACATGGCGGTCATCGTCCCGCCCATGCAGTACCCCAGGATGTTGATGCTGTCCTGGCCGGAGCGCTCCCGGACCACGTCGACGCAGTTGTCGATGTAGCGGTTGACGTAGTCGTCGAGCTTGAGGTGCTTGTCGAGCGTCGAGGGCTCGTTCCAGTCGATGAGGTAGACGTCGTGGCCGGCCTCGAGCAGCCGACGGACCACGGACCGGTCGGGCTGGAGGTCGAGGATGAACGGCTTGTTGATGAGGGCGTAGACGATGAGGATCGGCACCTCGTGTTGCTCCTCGGTCATCGACTCGTAGTGGAGCAACTCCAGCTTGTTCTCCGTGTAGACGACCTCGCTGGGGGTCTGCCCGACGTCGACCTCCTCGATCTTCTCGGCCTGCTCGCTGGCGACGGTGTTCTTCTGGGCGGCGTCGACCGTCGCGTCGAGCATCTCCCGCTGCATGTTCACCGCGAAGGAGAAGGGGTTGTTCGCGCTCATGTCAGTCCAGGGCCTCGAGGACCTGGTCGAGCTTCTCCTCGACGCGGTGCTGGCGGCGCTCGAGTTCGATCAGGCGCTCGCCGATCTCCTCGACGTTCGACTGCGTGGGCATGCCGAGCTGCTGGAGGGTGTCCTCGCTCATCTCGTCGACCTGCTCGCGCATCTCCATCATCGCGTTGACCAGCTGGCCGTTGGCGGCGGCGAAGGCGGCGGTGCCCATGACCTCCTTGAACGCCTCGTTGGCGCTCTGCAGCCAGATGTCGCGGAACTCGGTGGCGGCGACGTCCTCGCCCTCGGCGGCGGCGACCGACCGCTCGAACATCTGGTCGGCGGCGTCCATCCAGACCTCGTAGGCGTCGTTGTACCCCTCGACGCTCTCGGCGAACTCCTCGTCGTCGGGGATGGACTGCTCCATCGCGTCGGCCCACGATTCCATGAAGGCCGCGCTGGCCTCCATGTTCTGCTCCATCGACTGGGCCATCGCCTCGTTCATGTCCTCCGCGAGCTCGTTCCACTGCTCCATCATCTCCTCGTTGGCGTTGCTCATTGTAGCGTTCACGTGGGTGTATCCAAGGCCGCCGGCGGTAAAAGCCGGTCGCTTGGAACTCCAAACGGTAAGTAAGTTAAAACGGCGCCTCGAGGTCCGAAACCCGGGGATGACGGGGGATCGACGGTGTGTCAGTCGTCGTCGCGGTTGCGTTTGACTGGCTTGACGACCGTCTGGACGATGTCGCCCTCCTCGATGTCGAGGGCCTCCCGCTCGGCGTCGGGGATGGAGATGCGTCCGCCGCTCTGGACGCGGGTCTTGAACGTCGCCAGCTGGCTCATCGTCTCGATCTGTTCGGACATGTCGCCGAGGTCCGGCGTCTCGGAGGCCGGTGAGTTACCCATCAGGAGCTGCTGGAGCGCCTCCTGCTGTCGCTTCGTCGCCTGCTCGGAGGTCTCCTGGACGGTCTTCAGGAGGTTCGGTGGCCACATTATCCCGTCGGCGCTGTCGTCCTCGTCGGTCATCTGGTATCCCCCGGTAGCGCCTCCGAACAGATAAATATTCCGAGTTGTACCATTCGATGGTAACGCCTGGTGTTATGTGGCACTCACTCCCTGAGTAGGCACCACCCTTTAGTAGTGTAGGCACGTAATGTGAGGTGAAATGGGCTACAACTCGTATCCGATGCTGTTCGATACGTGGTCGGAGACTTCCTCACGTATGTTCAACAGCATCATGGAGGCCAACCGGGCGGCCTTCTCGGCGTTCGGCGTCCCCGACGCCGACTCCGGGACGAAGACCGCCGGGAGCGAGGCCTCCCGCCTGGAGGACCGCCTGGAACCCGCCGAGGACCTTCCGGAGTGGACCACCGAGGTCGACGCCGAGGCGGAACTCACCGTGGGCGATACGGTTCGGTTCAGCAAGTCGCTCTCGGAGGCGGACGTCGAGCGCTTCGCGGCCGCCTCGGGCGACACCAACCCGATCCACCTCGACGACGACTGGGCGGAGGAGACCCGGTTCAACGGCCGCATCGTCCACGGGGTGCTCGCGGCCGGCCTCATCAGCGCCGCCCTCGCCCGGCTGCCGGGCGGCATCGTCTACCTCTCACAGGACCTGGAGTTCCGCGCGCCCGTCCGCCTCGGCGACCGCATCACCGCGGAGGTCGAGGTCGTCGAGGACCTCGGCGGCGACCGCTACCGGCTCCGCACCACCGTCGAGAAGGACGACGAACTCGTCATCGACGGCGAGGCCGTCGTCCTCATCGACGACGTCCCCGAGAACTAGAGGAATCTCGCGACCCTCTCGTTGAACCGCTCCGGGCACTCCCGGGTCGGCCAGTGGCCGCACGCCTCGAACAGCGCCAGCTCGGCGCCGGTCCGCTCGGCCGCCCGCTCCGACCACGACGCCGGCAGCAGCGGGTCCCGCTCGCCGTGGACGAACAGCGTCGGCGCCCCGATCTCGTCCAGGCGGTCCAGGTAGCACGTCCGGAGCCCGCCGCAGCGGAACTCGCTGCGTTGCCAGCTCGCCACCGTCCGGCCGACCGCGCCGTCCTGGACCGCCTCGTAGACGTCGTCGACGAGGTCCTTCCTCGGATGCCCGGCGGTGAGCTGCTGGAGGTGCGTCCGCACCGCGACCCGCGAGGACCCGATGGCCCGCCACCAGTTGCTGTAGGCGCCCGGAACCCGGAGCATCGCGCTCGCCGCGGGCCGCCACGGGGCGTCGCGGCCGAGCCCGTAGCTGTCGACGAGCACCAGCCGGTCGACGTCGTGCTCCAGGGCGTACCCCAGGGCGACGCCGCCGCCCATCGAGATGCCGACGAGCGGCGCGCCCGCCAGGTCCAGCTCCTCGAGGAACGCCGCCAGCACGTCGCGGAAGTAGTCGGTCGTGTAGCGAACGCGCGGCCGGCCGCTCTCGCCGTGGCCCGGGAAGTCCGGCGCGTACACGCGGTGGTCCTCCGCCAGCGCCGGGACGGCGTGCCGCCAGGAGACCGTTGCGGAGTCGAGGCCGATCCCGTGGAGTAGAACGACTGGCGGTCCCTCGCCCGCCACAAGGTACTGCACGTCGCTCTCGGTGCGTCGGCGGCGGCCGTCGGCCGAATCGAGTTCGACAGTCCGCGACTCGACGCCGGGTGCGTCCATGTCACCGACGTGCGGCGCCGCGCAGGATAACGGTTCGCTCTCGGGCCGGAACTGCCGAGTCCGATTACTCGTCGCCGTCGTCCGAGTCGGGGACGTTCCCCTCCCGGGTCACGTCGGCGTCCTCCTCTCGGGCGTCCGGCACCTGGCTACTCGCGGCTTCGCCCTCCTCGAGGTCCTCCTCGGCGGTCCCCTCGAGGGGTTCGCCGTCCTCGCCCTCGCGGCGCGCCCGCGAGGACGGCTCCGACGCGTCGGCCTCGTCGCGCGCGTCGGGCACCTCGCTTTCGCGGAGTTCGGGGTCGAGTTCCTCCTCCGACGGCTCCGCGGTCGGCTCTGCGGGGTCGCCGGGCTCGTCCTCGGCGGCCTCCCACGGGTCGCCGCGGTCGCTCGACCGTTCCGCGCTGGCCCGGCGGTCGCCCTCCCGGTCCCGGTCTTCGATGCTCTCCTGGGGAGCGAACTCGTCGGGCTCCGTCGAGTCCGGCGTCATCGCGTCGCCCGGCTCGGCGGCGTCGGCCTCGGGGCCGGCGGCCGCGTCGGCTGGCGTCCCCACGTCGCCGGCGCCGCCGGCGTCGTTGGGCGCGTCCTGCCTGGTGGCCTCGGCGACCTCCTCGGTCTCCAGGTCGTCGATCACCTCCTGTGGGGTCCCCCCGTGGTCGGACTCGACGGCCCGGCCGTCGCCGGCGTTCGGCGGCTCCGGGGACGCGTCGGAGGCCGCTCGAAGGACCTCCTCCTTGACCGCCATCGGCGAGTCGTACTCCTGGTCGTCGAGGCGGTCGAACACCGAGCCCAGCGACTCCGTCTCGTTCGGGAGTTCGGCGTCGGTCGACCCGTAGCGCGCCGACAGCTCCTCGGAGGACACGGGGTAGGAGTGCTCCTCGAGGTTCGGATCGACGCTGTCGAGGATCTCCTCGACCGCTTCGACCTGTTCGTGACGACGCTCGTTGGCGGACTCCTGTGGGTCTCCCATTTCGTCGTTCACCAGACGACGCTAGTCTTCGGAGCGGGAAAAGGGCGGGGCCAAACTGCCTCGGGTCAGCGCTCGACGACCAGCAGCGCCACCCGCTCGAGGACGAGCGATTCGACCCCCGCGGTCGTCGCCGACAGCTCCCGGTCGCCGATGCCGTAGAACTCGCCGACCCGCTCCGCGTCGTAGTCGCCGAGCGTCTCGCCCGACTCGACGAACGCCCGGACGGCGTCGGCGGCCGCCCCTTCGTCGGGGTCGCCGTCGGTCCGGTCGGCACCGTCGACCAGGATCACCGCCGGCGTCTTCCCCTCGGCGACGCCCATCTCCAGCGCCCGGTCGATCTGGCGGCGGCCGGCCGCGTACAGCAGGATCTCGACGCCGCGGTCGCGGGCGATCCCGTCGCCGCGGGCGCGCTCCCGGTCCGCCAGTTCGACGGCCCGCTCGAGGTGCTGCCGCGAGACCACGTAGCGAGCGTCGAACGCCTGGACAGTCACGCCGTGCTCGTCGCCGACGGCATCGAGGGCGTCGACGAACCTGCCGACCTCGGGGAACCGCTCGCCGCCGATGGTGACGGTGCCCTCGACCAGCTCCATCAGAAATCACCGAGGCTGGACTGGTCCTCCCCGGCCGCCTCGTCCTCCCCGTCGCCGCGGTCCTCGACAGGCTGGGCGTCGGCGTCCGGCGTCACCCCCTCCATGGAGGCGTCCTGGTGGCCGGCGGCCTCGAGGACGTTCTCGGCGGTCTGCCGGCGCCCGCGGAGCGCCCCGAGGACGACCGACTTGTCGGCGTTCCGGAGGTCCGCGCGGGTCTCGATGCCGGCGTCGAAGAGCCGGCGGGCTCGCTTGCGGCCGACGCCGCGGACGCCCGCGAGGTCGATGAGCTCCTCGCCGACGCCGTGCTGGACGCGCTTTCTGGCCTCCCGGACCTGGGTGACGGTCGTCAGGTCGAGTTCGCTTGCGAGCGACTCGGCGGCGCCGAGCAGCCACTCGGCGGTGTCGACCTTCCCGCGGATGTCGCCCGGCCCGACGCCGTACTTCTCGGCGATCTCGTCCTCGTCGGTCTCGTCGGCCCAGTCCTCCAGCATCAGGCCGGTCTTGACCGCCGCCAGCCAGTCGTCGAAGCGCTCCTCCTCGAACTCGCTGGGCATCGCGCCGCAGAACTCGACCTCCCGCTCGTAGGCGACCTGGGTGTACTCCTCGCGGTCCCCCGAGCGGAGGTACAGCTCGTACATGTCGGGCGTCCGCGAGACGAGGTGGTAGAGCCCGAACGCGGAGAGGTCGTCGCTGCCGTCCGAGGCCGTCTGTTGTTCCATCGCCACCCCCGCCTCATCGTCGGCGTCGAGTTCCGACGCCTGCTGGAACCCCGCGGGCTCCGGCTGCTCGCCGGCCGAGGCGTCCGCGTCGGGTTTCCGGCGGGTCGTTCGTCCGGCCGACGACTGCCCGGTGTGCTGCAGCCCGTCGATGATCTCCGCGGCGCTCATCGGGTCGAGGTAGAGCCGCGAGACGGTGTGTCCGAGGTTCGTCGCCTCGATGCGGCCGTCCCGCTCGATGAAGTCGTTCCGTTCGAGGTACGCCAGGGTGGCGTCCACGACCTGGTCGAGCTGTCCGGACTCGCCGGACTGCGTCGCGTAGAGGGTCCCCTCGAGGAACTCGAGGAGGGCGTCGCGGGAGTCCGCGAACCCGCTGGCGATGGTCGCCAGCAGGTGGGTCCGCATCGCCGGTTCGGCGGCGAGCTTCGAGTGGACCGGCTCGGGGTCGGCCCAGACGTAACGGTCCAGGAGTTCCTGGAGTTCGTCGTGGCTGTTCGCCAGCAGCAGCGCCTCGCCGTAGGGGTCCCGACCGGGGCGGCCGGCCCGGCCCATCATCTGGTGGACCTCCAGCACCGAGAGCGGCTTCATCCCGCCGGCCTCCCCCGAGTACCGCCGCCAGTCGCGGACGACGACCCTGCGGGAGGGCGTGTTGACGCCCGCCGCGAGCGTCGGCGTCGCGCAGACGCACTTGATGAGCCGGTCGCGG includes:
- the cgi121 gene encoding KEOPS complex subunit Cgi121, with the protein product MELVEGTVTIGGERFPEVGRFVDALDAVGDEHGVTVQAFDARYVVSRQHLERAVELADRERARGDGIARDRGVEILLYAAGRRQIDRALEMGVAEGKTPAVILVDGADRTDGDPDEGAAADAVRAFVESGETLGDYDAERVGEFYGIGDRELSATTAGVESLVLERVALLVVER
- a CDS encoding ATP-dependent DNA helicase, translating into MDVADVPGVPSWFADHLREGGIESLYPPQAEAVEAGVTTGDSLVASIPTASGKTLIAQLAMLSAVQRGGKALYIVPLRALASEKREEFSAFEEYGVEIGVSTGNYEDSGEWLSQKDIIVATSEKVDSLVRNGAPWIDDLDCVVSDEVHLVDDAQRGPTLEVTLAKLRRVNPNLQVVALSATVGNADEMAEWLDAELVDSDWRPIELRKGVHYGQALHFGDGSQSELRVKSSEKPTEAIVRHTLGEEGSTLVFVNSRRNAEGAAKRLANTTAGWLDGEEKRQLAELAEEIRDVSDTETSDDLADCVEKGAAFHHAGCASDHRSIVEDAFRDRLIKCVCATPTLAAGVNTPSRRVVVRDWRRYSGEAGGMKPLSVLEVHQMMGRAGRPGRDPYGEALLLANSHDELQELLDRYVWADPEPVHSKLAAEPAMRTHLLATIASGFADSRDALLEFLEGTLYATQSGESGQLDQVVDATLAYLERNDFIERDGRIEATNLGHTVSRLYLDPMSAAEIIDGLQHTGQSSAGRTTRRKPDADASAGEQPEPAGFQQASELDADDEAGVAMEQQTASDGSDDLSAFGLYHLVSRTPDMYELYLRSGDREEYTQVAYEREVEFCGAMPSEFEEERFDDWLAAVKTGLMLEDWADETDEDEIAEKYGVGPGDIRGKVDTAEWLLGAAESLASELDLTTVTQVREARKRVQHGVGEELIDLAGVRGVGRKRARRLFDAGIETRADLRNADKSVVLGALRGRRQTAENVLEAAGHQDASMEGVTPDADAQPVEDRGDGEDEAAGEDQSSLGDF